A single genomic interval of Bradyrhizobium sp. AZCC 1693 harbors:
- a CDS encoding DMT family transporter yields the protein MSLAPSVAVPRAGFNPLPLYIALFCLLWSFAFVAGKIGVTDCPPLILLTARFSLAGILILGVTALRGEAWSSLTWRDAGIFAILGVANNGLYLGLGYTGLKTVSAGLGGLIVSANPVFTAVLAAAFLGEALTWRKVMGLLLGISGVGFIVWHRMSVGTDDWHGILFTLASLASIVAGTILFKVLAPKGSLWVGNGVQNISAGIVLLPFAFTLSSAGDIVPSMRLLGAFAFLVLGGSILAYLLWFHLLKVCGATAASAYHFLMPPLGMLFAFLVLGEHVELRDLLGIVPVALGIYLVTRPAAAAGQT from the coding sequence ATGTCGCTCGCCCCCTCGGTCGCGGTTCCCCGCGCCGGCTTCAACCCGCTTCCGCTCTATATCGCGCTCTTCTGCCTGCTCTGGAGCTTTGCCTTCGTCGCCGGCAAGATCGGCGTCACCGATTGCCCGCCGCTGATCCTGCTCACGGCGCGGTTTTCGCTGGCCGGCATCCTGATCCTCGGCGTCACTGCGCTGCGCGGCGAAGCGTGGTCCTCGCTCACCTGGCGCGACGCCGGCATTTTCGCAATCCTCGGCGTCGCCAACAACGGGCTCTATCTCGGCCTCGGCTATACCGGCCTCAAGACCGTGTCGGCCGGCCTCGGCGGGCTGATCGTGAGCGCCAATCCCGTGTTCACCGCCGTGCTCGCGGCAGCCTTTCTCGGCGAGGCGCTGACCTGGCGCAAGGTAATGGGCCTCCTGCTCGGCATTTCCGGCGTCGGCTTCATCGTCTGGCACCGCATGTCGGTCGGTACCGATGACTGGCACGGCATCCTGTTCACGCTGGCGTCGCTGGCCTCGATCGTGGCCGGCACCATCCTGTTCAAGGTGCTGGCGCCGAAGGGCAGCCTCTGGGTCGGCAACGGCGTGCAAAATATCTCAGCCGGCATCGTGCTGCTGCCGTTCGCATTCACGCTGTCCAGCGCGGGCGACATCGTTCCGAGCATGAGGCTTCTCGGCGCGTTCGCGTTCCTCGTGCTTGGCGGTTCGATCCTGGCCTATCTGCTGTGGTTTCACCTGTTGAAGGTCTGTGGAGCTACGGCCGCGAGTGCCTATCACTTCCTGATGCCGCCGCTCGGCATGCTGTTCGCCTTCCTCGTGCTCGGCGAACACGTCGAATTGCGCGATCTGCTCGGCATCGTTCCCGTAGCCCTTGGCATTTATCTGGTGACCCGCCCCGCTGCTGCGGCCGGTCAAACCTGA